One window from the genome of Cyprinus carpio isolate SPL01 chromosome B1, ASM1834038v1, whole genome shotgun sequence encodes:
- the LOC109093028 gene encoding B-cell receptor CD22-like, whose translation MTLTLQIKARMFSLFSLISLIMIPVICKQDWQVQYSSMMKCALKGSAIHLSGSYKHPNHLTVTERFWIVNPIKDEELVNLLNHPDYSGRVQYFPDKEQTFFLKLSNVTHEDEGMYCLRILTNVEKQRYLGFPGIDLKVTELRVEIPEEVVEGESSVLVCKTTCNLSDKTNFTWYKNSKSLSESIDSDQLLLQSVSSDDSGNYSCAVRDQKHLLSPVVTLSVRYPPKSVSVSISPSGEIVEGDSVTLSCSSDSNPPALNFSWFKENQSSAVGSGQSFIISSFNSSHSGRYYCEAQNKHGSQRSASVSVTSAERGQRAVLYAAAGIGAALICICIIIVVIKTISRKTGDAGGKSGISKQATDPNDLVYASITHSRPREQERAGDEDEVQYATVQHHRNTRNTTAEAECQYGKHCFCRRLS comes from the exons ATGACACTCACCCTGCAGATCAAAGCAAG AATGTTCAGCCTATTCTCTCTGATTTCTCTGATCATGATTCCTG TGATCTGCAAACAGGACTGGCAGGTTCAGTACTCAAGTATGATGAAATGTGCCCTAAAGGGTTCAGCAATACATTTGTCAGGCAGTTATAAACACCCAAATCATCTCACAGTGACAGAGAGATTCTGGATTGTAAACCCAATTAAAGATGAAGAACTCGTCAATCTGTTAAATCATCCAGATTACAGCGGCAGAGTTCAGTATTTCCCTGATAAAGagcaaactttttttctcaaactcAGTAATGTGACACATGAGGATGAAGGAATGTACTGCCTCAGAATCCTGACAAATGTAGAAAAACAAAGATATCTTGGTTTTCCTGGGATTGATCTTAAAGTGACAG AGCTCAGAGTGGAGATTCCTGAAGAGGTCGTAGAGGGAGAATCATCTGTTTTAGTTTGTAAAACCACTTGTAACCTCTCAGATAAAACAAACTTTACCTGGTATAAAAACAGCAAGAGTTTATCAGAATCGATCGACTCGGATCAGCTGTTGCTGCAGTCGGTGAGCAGTGATGATTCGGGAAACTACAGCTGTGCAGTGAGAGATCAGAAACATCTGCTGTCTCCTGTCGTCACTCTCAGTGTCAGAT ATCCTCCAAAGAGtgtctcagtgtccatcagtccgtctggtgaaatagtggagggagattcagtgactctgagctgcagcagtgactcaaaccctcctgctctgaacttcagctggtttaaggagaatcaaagctcagctgttggatctggacagagtttcATCATCTCCAGCTTTAACTCCAGTCACAGCGGACGCTACTATTGTGAGGCTCAGAATAAACACGGATCTCAGAGATCAGCGTCTGTGTCTGTAACATCTGCAG AAAGAGGCCAGAGAGCTGTTCTGTATGCAGCAGCTGGAATTGGGGCGGCGCTCATCTGcatctgtattattattgtagtaaTAAAAACCATCAG CAGGAAAACAGGAGATGCTGGTGGCAAAAGTGGCATTTCAAAACAGGCAA CCGATCCAAATGACTTAGTGTACGCCAGCATCACTCACAGCAGACCCAGAGAACAGGAGAGAGCTGGAGATGAAGACGAGGTTCAGTACGCCACTGTCCAGCACCACAGAAACACCAGAAACACGACTGCGGAGGCCGAATGTCAGTATGGAAAACACTGCTTCTGCCGTCGG CTTTCTTAA